A section of the Deinococcus taeanensis genome encodes:
- a CDS encoding YczE/YyaS/YitT family protein — protein MPTPAAPRALFFPGRLGPRLALLVTGLTLYGLSLRLMLNAHVGVAPWEVLHVGITRWAPLSVGAVSILTGVVIVAFTALRLQERLGLGTLLNVLLIGAFLDLFATVVPEPAALPLRWAQFLAGVALLGLATGAYVGAGLGAGPRDGLTLALRRVTGWPVPRIRTGVEVAVLLAGWALGGPIGWGTLVFALTVGPAMGWGLRLFQPLQRRLNRSARAAEAAS, from the coding sequence ATGCCCACACCAGCCGCGCCGCGCGCCCTTTTCTTCCCAGGGCGTCTGGGACCACGACTGGCGCTGCTGGTCACCGGGCTGACCCTGTACGGCCTGAGCCTGCGCCTGATGCTCAATGCGCACGTGGGCGTGGCGCCGTGGGAGGTGCTGCACGTGGGGATCACGCGCTGGGCGCCGCTGAGCGTGGGCGCCGTGAGCATCCTGACCGGCGTGGTCATCGTGGCGTTCACGGCGCTGCGGCTCCAGGAACGGCTGGGCCTGGGCACCCTGCTGAACGTCCTTTTGATCGGCGCGTTCCTGGACCTGTTTGCGACCGTCGTCCCCGAGCCCGCCGCGCTGCCCCTGCGCTGGGCACAGTTCCTGGCGGGCGTGGCCCTGCTCGGCCTCGCGACCGGCGCGTACGTGGGCGCCGGGCTGGGCGCCGGCCCCCGCGACGGCCTGACCCTGGCCCTGCGGCGCGTCACCGGGTGGCCCGTGCCGCGCATCCGCACTGGCGTCGAGGTGGCCGTGCTGCTGGCCGGGTGGGCGCTGGGCGGCCCCATCGGGTGGGGCACCCTGGTGTTCGCGCTGACAGTGGGACCCGCCATGGGCTGGGGGCTGCGGCTGTTCCAGCCGCTTCAGCGCCGCCTGAACCGTTCTGCCCGCGCCGCTGAAGCGGCCAGCTGA
- a CDS encoding sensor histidine kinase produces the protein MTGPRRTQPLAVTLLLAMLLVVLVAVGSTFYFSNLVVKREFERLPSTVRLAIREQQAAALRGELVAPTPPLPVVRTGTPADPYLDPFDSSPDVGGVVRQATGQDAVVTAGKRPRELRTDPGRQPPRNRAQDFLRDVQSSLLQVGLVAAAVSALLAFLISRRVARPVSAVSRAAARLASGDLSTRAPVRGGEREIAALAQSFNDMAENLQLLERERQQAVADIAHELRTPIAVMQARLDALEDGVYPLTTGQIALLSTQTQLLTRLVGDLRTLTLADAGRLALDPQPLDLGALGAEVVRDLQDRADARGLNLTLQAVPALTRADPVRVRQITTNLIDNALRHARSRVAVRVEVHGPQVLLHVEDDGPGIPQESRDAVFTRFTRLDASRARDTGGSGLGLAIVRALALAHGGQAALSTSSGLGGAHFTVTLPTAAP, from the coding sequence ATGACCGGACCGCGCCGCACGCAGCCGCTGGCTGTGACGCTGCTGCTGGCCATGCTCCTGGTGGTGCTGGTGGCAGTGGGCAGCACCTTCTACTTCTCGAATCTCGTGGTGAAACGCGAGTTCGAGCGCTTGCCCAGCACTGTCCGCCTGGCCATCCGGGAGCAGCAGGCCGCCGCGCTCCGGGGGGAACTCGTGGCGCCCACGCCGCCCCTGCCGGTGGTGCGGACCGGGACACCCGCCGACCCGTACCTCGATCCGTTTGACAGCAGCCCCGACGTGGGAGGCGTGGTGCGGCAGGCCACCGGCCAGGACGCCGTGGTCACGGCAGGCAAGCGGCCCCGGGAGCTCAGGACCGACCCGGGCCGGCAGCCCCCCCGCAACCGCGCGCAGGATTTCCTGCGGGACGTGCAGAGCAGCCTGCTGCAGGTGGGGCTGGTGGCGGCGGCCGTCTCGGCGCTGCTGGCCTTCCTGATCTCCCGGCGCGTGGCGCGGCCCGTGTCGGCCGTGTCCCGCGCCGCGGCGCGGCTGGCCAGCGGGGACCTGAGCACCCGCGCGCCCGTCCGGGGTGGCGAGCGCGAAATTGCGGCCCTAGCGCAGAGTTTCAACGACATGGCCGAGAACCTGCAGCTGCTGGAACGCGAGCGGCAGCAGGCCGTCGCGGATATCGCGCATGAGCTGCGCACCCCGATCGCTGTTATGCAGGCCCGGCTGGACGCCCTGGAGGACGGGGTGTACCCGCTGACCACCGGGCAGATCGCGCTGCTCAGCACCCAGACGCAACTCCTGACGCGGCTGGTGGGGGACCTGCGCACCCTGACCCTGGCGGACGCCGGGCGGCTGGCGCTGGACCCTCAGCCCCTGGACCTGGGCGCCCTGGGCGCGGAGGTCGTGCGGGACCTGCAGGACCGCGCCGACGCGCGCGGCCTGAACCTCACGCTGCAGGCCGTCCCGGCCCTGACCCGCGCCGATCCGGTGCGGGTCAGGCAGATCACCACGAACCTCATCGACAACGCGCTGCGGCACGCCCGTTCACGCGTGGCGGTGCGCGTGGAAGTGCACGGTCCTCAGGTCCTGCTGCACGTGGAGGACGACGGTCCCGGCATTCCGCAGGAGAGCCGCGACGCGGTCTTCACGCGCTTTACGCGCCTGGACGCCAGCCGCGCACGGGACACAGGAGGCAGCGGCCTGGGTCTGGCCATCGTGCGGGCCCTGGCCCTGGCGCACGGGGGGCAGGCGGCCCTCTCCACGTCCAGCGGCCTGGGCGGCGCGCACTTCACGGTGACCCTGCCGACTGCCGCGCCCTGA
- a CDS encoding response regulator transcription factor translates to MSALILIVEDEPQLAEVLEAYARQEGYRTERAADGNAALYAFRAASPDLILLDVMLPGRSGLEVLKTVRAEGATPVILVTARAEETDQIVGLELGADDYVVKPFRPREVMARVKAVLRRATAVLDDTERPLRVGPLEVDRRAVVARVRGEALNLTPAEFRLLSQLAEAPGRAYTREELLAAALPDSEALERVVDAHLASVRRKLDAAHAGGLLHTVRGVGYRLESGG, encoded by the coding sequence ATGAGTGCCCTGATCCTGATTGTTGAGGACGAACCGCAACTGGCCGAGGTGCTGGAAGCGTATGCCCGTCAGGAGGGTTACCGCACGGAACGCGCCGCCGACGGGAACGCCGCCCTGTACGCCTTCCGGGCGGCCAGCCCGGACCTGATCCTGCTGGACGTGATGCTGCCGGGCCGCAGCGGCCTTGAGGTGCTGAAGACCGTGCGGGCCGAGGGGGCCACCCCCGTGATTCTCGTGACGGCCCGCGCGGAGGAAACCGACCAGATCGTGGGTCTGGAACTCGGCGCGGATGATTACGTGGTCAAGCCGTTCCGCCCGCGTGAGGTGATGGCCCGCGTGAAGGCGGTGCTGCGCCGCGCGACCGCGGTGCTCGACGACACCGAGCGGCCCCTGCGGGTCGGCCCGCTGGAAGTGGACCGCCGGGCGGTGGTGGCGCGCGTGCGCGGCGAGGCCCTGAACCTCACGCCCGCCGAGTTCCGGCTGCTGTCGCAGCTGGCCGAAGCGCCGGGCCGGGCGTACACCCGCGAGGAACTCCTCGCCGCGGCCCTGCCGGACAGCGAGGCGCTGGAGCGCGTCGTGGACGCCCACCTGGCCAGCGTGCGCCGCAAACTCGACGCCGCGCACGCAGGCGGCCTGCTGCACACTGTACGCGGCGTCGGGTACCGCCTGGAAAGCGGCGGATGA
- a CDS encoding TolC family protein, which translates to MTRAALSVQVAQQNLRAARAALGLTVSVGGNASYAGPTTVTAADGTTSAAGGTLSGNAALSVNLGLLPWSSGQSSLRASERSLALAQAALRDAQLETQLNVAQTYFNAVLATQDITLAQRTLDLRQRQLSVAQTQQDTGNATAETVLDAQAAVQSAQGGLTQAQSSLDSARRNLDAVLGTTLGPVTFSTLPDDPLTLPDLAALVAQARSSTSAVISARNALASAQDALETEQRDARLPDLTASVGYGGGGAGTLTATLNLKQGTLGSSYALPLNSSASSGARLSASVSGSYVVYSPAQQAQVSAAQASVTQAQLSLTVAQQNAELDVRTRFVTLQSNLAAVQTRAAQLTVAQQGLQTAHARLDAGTGTADELRSAELTPAQAQRELLAARITAQLSLTQLLNAAGGLR; encoded by the coding sequence GTGACCCGCGCCGCGCTGAGCGTGCAGGTCGCGCAGCAGAACCTCAGGGCGGCGCGCGCCGCCCTGGGCCTGACCGTCAGCGTGGGTGGCAACGCCAGCTACGCCGGGCCGACCACGGTCACCGCCGCGGACGGCACGACCAGCGCCGCGGGCGGCACGCTCAGCGGCAACGCCGCCCTGAGCGTGAACTTGGGCCTGCTGCCCTGGTCCAGCGGGCAGAGCAGCCTGCGCGCCTCCGAACGCAGCCTCGCGCTGGCGCAGGCCGCCCTGCGTGACGCGCAGCTTGAGACGCAGCTGAACGTCGCGCAGACCTACTTCAATGCGGTGCTCGCCACGCAGGACATCACCCTGGCGCAGCGCACCCTGGACCTGCGCCAGCGGCAGCTGAGCGTCGCGCAGACCCAGCAGGACACCGGAAACGCCACGGCTGAAACCGTCCTGGACGCCCAGGCGGCCGTGCAGAGCGCCCAGGGGGGCCTCACGCAGGCGCAGAGCAGCCTGGACAGCGCCCGGCGCAACCTGGACGCCGTGCTGGGCACCACGCTGGGCCCCGTGACCTTCTCCACCCTGCCCGACGACCCCCTGACCCTGCCTGACCTCGCCGCCCTGGTCGCTCAGGCCCGCAGCAGCACCAGCGCCGTGATCAGCGCCCGGAACGCCCTGGCCAGCGCGCAGGACGCACTGGAGACCGAACAGCGTGACGCGCGCCTCCCGGACCTCACCGCCAGCGTCGGGTACGGGGGCGGCGGCGCCGGGACCCTCACCGCCACCCTGAACCTGAAGCAGGGGACCCTGGGCAGCAGCTACGCCCTGCCCCTGAACAGCAGCGCCAGCAGCGGCGCGCGCCTGAGCGCCAGCGTCAGCGGGTCGTACGTCGTGTACTCGCCCGCCCAGCAGGCGCAGGTGTCGGCTGCGCAGGCCAGCGTGACCCAGGCGCAGCTGTCCCTCACGGTGGCCCAGCAGAACGCGGAACTCGACGTCCGCACCCGCTTCGTGACCCTGCAGTCCAACCTCGCTGCCGTGCAGACCCGCGCGGCGCAACTCACCGTCGCGCAGCAGGGCCTGCAGACCGCCCACGCCCGCCTGGACGCCGGCACCGGCACTGCCGACGAGCTCCGCAGCGCCGAACTCACCCCCGCGCAGGCGCAGCGGGAACTGCTGGCCGCCCGCATCACCGCCCAGCTCAGCCTGACCCAGCTCCTGAACGCCGCCGGAGGCCTCCGATGA
- a CDS encoding SH3 domain-containing protein, translating into MLRAFRFLLRSAPVLAFAMLGSGGALSGWATRIAPLYAMPNQKSAALLTLPARIPLEVQACFAMWCQVKVGTRSGWLVRAAVNVPGGCSALVPLGLKNLWSGEGAYSVTRDANRNGRACDQTEYLQSAGRR; encoded by the coding sequence ATGCTCCGCGCGTTCCGGTTTCTGCTGCGTTCCGCCCCTGTGCTGGCCTTCGCCATGCTGGGCAGTGGAGGCGCCCTGAGCGGCTGGGCGACCCGGATTGCGCCGCTGTACGCGATGCCGAACCAGAAAAGCGCGGCGCTGCTGACCCTTCCCGCCCGCATCCCCCTGGAGGTTCAGGCGTGCTTCGCGATGTGGTGTCAGGTGAAGGTGGGTACCCGGAGCGGGTGGCTCGTGCGCGCCGCGGTGAACGTGCCCGGCGGGTGCAGCGCGCTGGTGCCGCTGGGCCTCAAGAATCTCTGGTCGGGCGAGGGTGCCTACAGCGTGACCCGCGACGCCAACCGCAACGGGCGCGCCTGCGATCAGACCGAGTACCTTCAGTCGGCCGGCCGGCGCTGA